TCAAAAGATATTGAAAACGTCCGTCATTTCTGGGAAGAGAATCCTCTTTTCCAAGGGGAAGGTAAAAATGAAATTGGTAGCAAGGAATGGTTTATTGAATGGGAAGATGTTTATATAAATGATTGTTATGCAGGCCATGAACCTGAATCTATCTATACCAAAGGCTTACAAAAAGAAAGCAAGATTCTGGATGTTGGCTGTGGACCCGGTTTCTGGGTCAGGTATTTTTTAAAGAAAGGTTTTGTAAATGTGTCGGCTTGTGATTTGACATCCAAGGCAGTGGAATTGACTCTTAAGAGTCTGGAATTATTTAATATCACGTGTAAACCGAATATAAAAGTGGGTAATGCCGAACAACTCTCATATCCGGACGAGTCTTTCGACCACATCAACTGCCAGGGAGTTATACATTACGTCCCCGATACTAAAAAAGCCATTGTCGAGTTTCACAGGGTATTAAAGCCTCACGGTACTGCTTGCTTCTCCGTTTATCATAAATTCTTTCTGTTACGCCATCCTTTCCTGCTTAAAATAATTTTATTGATTTTAAGAAGAATTATCAATCTCCGTGGAAGAGGGCGTGAAACTATGTTGAACACAGTAGAACCTGATGAAATTGTCAGGCGCTATGACGGAGAAAACAATCCAATCGGACAATCATTTACCATAAAGGAAATGAAAACGATGGTAGATGGGCTTTTTGAAATAACGGAAATCCAACACTTCTATTTTCCAGCCAGAGCTTTCCCTTTTAAAATTCCCAAAATTGTGCACCGCTGGCTCCATAAACATTATGGATTATTAATTGTCATTCATGCAAATAAATGTTAATAAAGATGACAATTAAATGTTCAGAAATCTTTGAAACAATGAGAAAAAAATGATTTGTTGCTGGCCATATAACATTCTGTTATAGCAGAGAGTTATGTAAGAGGTTCATATGTGTGGTATATGCGGATATGCCGGTATCTGTCAGGATGAGAAAAAAATCGAAGAGATGGCGGGATACCTCGATCACCGCGGTCCCGATGATGAGGGTTATTATCAGGATAAACTTATTTCTTTCGCCCATAAAAGACTCTCCATTATCGACCTTGCCGGCGGGCATCAACCAATGTTTTCACGCGATAAACGGTATGTCATAATTTATAACGGTGAAATCTACAATTATCGGGAGTTACGGCAGCGCCTTGAAAAAAAGGGGCATGTCTTTGTTACGCAGTCAGACACCGAAGTGCTCCTTGTATGGGTGATTGAAAACGGTGTCGAGGGATTGACCGAATTGAACGGCATGTTTGCTTTTGCCCTGTGGGATTCACGGGAAAAAACCCTTCTTCTCGCGAGAGACCGTCTGGGAATAAAACCCCTCTATTATTATACGAAAGACGGTGTATTGATTTTTGCGTCGGAAATTAAAGCCATTCTGCCCGCGGTATCACAAAGAGAAGCCAACATGAGAGCAGTTTATGAATTCCTGACTTTTCAAAATATACTTGGTGAGCAGACTTTTTTTAAAAATATCTGGAAACTCTTGCCGGGAACATGGCTTTCCTGGAATCCTCATGGAATAAAAACAGGTATCTATTGGGATGTATCCTTTACGAGAGATAATGCTCGATCTTTTGAGGAGTGCCTCGAAGAATACGGCGAAACACTCAGGCAATCCGTCAAACGTCATATGATAGCCGATGTTCCGGTGGGAGCATACCTGAGCGGCGGTTTTGATTCTTCCGCTGTGGCAACACTTGCATCCAGATACCTTGACAGGCCGCTTCATACCTTTACAGGCGCTTTCAACGACAGCAGCTACTACGATGAAAGAGTCGGCTCAAGGGCTGTTGCAAAGAGTATATCGGCTGTTCCTCATGAAGTTGAAATCAAGGCAGAGGATTATCTGGCCAATATAGGTAAGGTTATTTATCATCTGGACGAACCCACCCTGGGAACAGGGGCGTTTCCTCAATATATGGTGTCAAAACTGGTATCACAGTCGGTCAAGGTTGTTTTAACGGGTCATGGGGGCGATGAATTGTTTGCCGGATACCAGGTCAACAAAGTAGCCTTGATCAAGGAAACGTTTAAAAAAAATCCTTTAAAACTCCTGCGGGTTTTATCAGGTATCAGGAAGGATGAATGGACGAGGGTACTGTATTTTTTGTTTTTCCCGTTATTGTATTCGGAAATCGGACATGGTTTGTTCATCATGACTCCGCGGAGAAAACGCACCTCTTTTTTCTCCCCGGATTTTCTTGCCCGTAATAAAGATTTCGAACCTTTTGATGTTCTTGCCTCATATGTGGACGGCAAAGGGTACCTGCCCGGTGAAGAGTTATTGGTATTATATCTGAAAACCTATCTGCCGACACTCTTCATCCAGGAGGATAAGGTCGGGATGGCTCATTCAATTGAAGCAAGAACGCCGTTGTGCGATAACGAGATGGTAGAACTTGCACTCAGGATTCCCCTTCATATAAAACTCAGAAACAACACCCTGAAAGCCCTGACAAAACAGAGTATGAAAACAGAGCTGCCGGAAGTTCTTTTCAAACTTCCCAAGCGCGGTTTCCCGACACCTTTTACGCGATGGTACAGGAAAGAACCGCTCCATACATTCATGAAAGACCTTCTCTTTGACAAAAAAACCATTCAGCGCACTATCGTCAGAACCGATTTTGTCAAAAACCTGTTCATGAAAAACCAGCAGTCCGGAATGGACACACTCTACGATTATGCCAGGGCAAATCAGCTCTATTCTATAAGTATTGTCGAGCTCTGGTTTCGGACCTTTATTGACAGCCGGATTCCTCAACCCGTTTTATAAGTGAAAGAAATCGGCAATGATACATACCTCTTTGAGGATGATGAAAAGATAAAAATATGAGGTTATTATTACTGTTCCCTTCTTCGGAACAGGGCGTACAATCCCTGTTTGTGCAAACCAAGGGCGGAGGTATCGGAAACAAGCCACCGCTCGGTCTTTTATATATTGCGAGTTATGTACTCGAAAATTCCAGCCATGAAGTTCTTGTACATGATCTGATGGCACAACCCCTCGATGATGATAAACTGATAGATAAAATCCGGGCCTTTTCACCCGATGTCGTGGGGATTACATGCTGGACCGATTTCTGGTATCCGGTATACCGGCTGATAAAGATAATCAAGGAGAATTTCCCCCAAGTACATATCACTCTTGGCGGACCCCATGTCGGTATCTATCCCCGTGAAACGCTGGAAAATGAATATGTTGATTCTATCGTTCTGGGCGATGGAGAAAAGCCGATGCTCAACCTGCTCAATAATCTGGAGCATGGCGAAAAACTTCTGGATGAGGGAATCTACCTTAAAAGAAATGCGCCTCCGCAAAAATTTTCATATTATATTGAAAAAGACATTGACAGTTTGCCTTTCCCGGCCAGGACTCTTCTCCCTCTGGATGATTACACTTCCGTTCTGGCGAAAGAGTCTATGATAACAACAATGATCACCAGCCGGGGATGCCCCTATCGCTGCGTGTACTGTAAGCTGAATTTTCAGAAGACTTTGAGCCGGAGCGCCGAAAGCGTTGTAAACGAAATGGCATTAATAGAAAACATGGGGATTCGTGAACTTGAAATTTACGATGACACATTCACATGGTCACAAAAGAGACTTGTCGATATCTGCCGGGGGATTATCGAAAAGGGAATAAAACTTAACTGGGCTATCCGTGACAGAGTTTCG
The bacterium DNA segment above includes these coding regions:
- a CDS encoding class I SAM-dependent methyltransferase, which gives rise to MCSKDIENVRHFWEENPLFQGEGKNEIGSKEWFIEWEDVYINDCYAGHEPESIYTKGLQKESKILDVGCGPGFWVRYFLKKGFVNVSACDLTSKAVELTLKSLELFNITCKPNIKVGNAEQLSYPDESFDHINCQGVIHYVPDTKKAIVEFHRVLKPHGTACFSVYHKFFLLRHPFLLKIILLILRRIINLRGRGRETMLNTVEPDEIVRRYDGENNPIGQSFTIKEMKTMVDGLFEITEIQHFYFPARAFPFKIPKIVHRWLHKHYGLLIVIHANKC
- the asnB gene encoding asparagine synthase (glutamine-hydrolyzing), producing the protein MCGICGYAGICQDEKKIEEMAGYLDHRGPDDEGYYQDKLISFAHKRLSIIDLAGGHQPMFSRDKRYVIIYNGEIYNYRELRQRLEKKGHVFVTQSDTEVLLVWVIENGVEGLTELNGMFAFALWDSREKTLLLARDRLGIKPLYYYTKDGVLIFASEIKAILPAVSQREANMRAVYEFLTFQNILGEQTFFKNIWKLLPGTWLSWNPHGIKTGIYWDVSFTRDNARSFEECLEEYGETLRQSVKRHMIADVPVGAYLSGGFDSSAVATLASRYLDRPLHTFTGAFNDSSYYDERVGSRAVAKSISAVPHEVEIKAEDYLANIGKVIYHLDEPTLGTGAFPQYMVSKLVSQSVKVVLTGHGGDELFAGYQVNKVALIKETFKKNPLKLLRVLSGIRKDEWTRVLYFLFFPLLYSEIGHGLFIMTPRRKRTSFFSPDFLARNKDFEPFDVLASYVDGKGYLPGEELLVLYLKTYLPTLFIQEDKVGMAHSIEARTPLCDNEMVELALRIPLHIKLRNNTLKALTKQSMKTELPEVLFKLPKRGFPTPFTRWYRKEPLHTFMKDLLFDKKTIQRTIVRTDFVKNLFMKNQQSGMDTLYDYARANQLYSISIVELWFRTFIDSRIPQPVL
- a CDS encoding B12-binding domain-containing radical SAM protein, with the translated sequence MRLLLLFPSSEQGVQSLFVQTKGGGIGNKPPLGLLYIASYVLENSSHEVLVHDLMAQPLDDDKLIDKIRAFSPDVVGITCWTDFWYPVYRLIKIIKENFPQVHITLGGPHVGIYPRETLENEYVDSIVLGDGEKPMLNLLNNLEHGEKLLDEGIYLKRNAPPQKFSYYIEKDIDSLPFPARTLLPLDDYTSVLAKESMITTMITSRGCPYRCVYCKLNFQKTLSRSAESVVNEMALIENMGIRELEIYDDTFTWSQKRLVDICRGIIEKGIKLNWAIRDRVSNIDEETLHLMKQAGCVRIHLGIETGNPQVLEKIKKNISLEQAGKSVALAKKTGFKVLTYFMIGLPDETEKEVMETIDFAVALDSDYAEFNVCIPYPGTEMYNEGLSGGIIPEDFWREYALHPVPDFVMPYLYEQHLRKEEMVRLSHYATRKFYLRPKVIIREIVKCSSFGEFRKKTRMGLNLIKNVLGGKIHNSGKP